One part of the Musa acuminata AAA Group cultivar baxijiao chromosome BXJ1-5, Cavendish_Baxijiao_AAA, whole genome shotgun sequence genome encodes these proteins:
- the LOC135672965 gene encoding uncharacterized protein LOC135672965, with product MTKNDGNANKKLKIAIIHPDLGIGGAERLIVDAAVQLASHGHSVHLFTSHHDKNRCFEETVAGPFSVKVYGGFLPRHIFYRFHALCAYLRCIFVALCVLLLWPAFDVILADQVSVVIPLLKLKRSTKILFYCHFPDLLLAQHTTMLRRIYRCPIDMIEEATTGMSDLILVNSKYTASVFATTFCRIHSRGTRPAVLYPAVNVEQFDGPCTYKLNFLSVNRFERKKNLQLAISAFAFLRSFGSAPPSYAEATLTIAGGYDKRLKENVEYLDELKRLAEVEGVSEHVEFVTSCTTAERNKLLSECIAVLYTPKDEHFGIVPLEAMAASKPVIACNSGGPLETIKHDVTGFLCEPTPFEFAQAMSKLLTDPEMAVRMGKEARDHVTQQFSTKAFGEQLNHSVLDVYHHRIE from the exons ATGACGAAGAATGATGGGAACGCAAACAAGAAGTTGAAGATCGCCATCATCCACCCCGATCTCGGGATCG GTGGTGCTGAAAGGTTGATTGTCGATGCAGCCGTTCAACTAGCATCGCATGGGCATAGTGTTCACCTTTTTACATCACATCATGACAAGAATCGATGTTTTGAGGAGACTGTTGCTG GTCCTTTTTCAGTTAAAGTATATGGTGGGTTCCTGCCTCGCCACATATTCTACCGCTTTCATGCATTATGTGCATATCTTCGATGTATTTTTGTTGCACTCTGTGTTCTTCTTTTATGGCCTGCATTCGATGTTATACTGGCGGACCAGGTCTCTGTTGTCATTCCACTGCTGAAACTAAAACGGTCAACAAAG ATATTATTCTACTGCCATTTTCCTGATTTGTTGCTGGCACAACACACAACTATGCTTAGGAGGATATACCGCTGTCCAATTGACATGATCGAAGAAGCAACTACAG GTATGTCAGATCTAATCTTAGTCAACAGCAAATACACTGCATCTGTATTTGCCACAACCTTCTGTCGAATCCATTCAAGAGGAACTCGTCCTGCTGTACTCTATCCAGCAGTTAATGTTGAACAGTTTGACGGGCCTTGCACCTACAA GTTGAATTTCCTTTCAGTAAACCGCTTTGAAAGGAAAAAGAACCTTCAATTGGCGATATCAGCATTTGCATTTCTTCGTTCGTTTGGAAGTGCACCTCCTAGTTATGCCGAGGCTACATTGACAATTGCAG GTGGCTACGATAAACGCCTCAAGGAAAATGTTGAGTACCTAGACGAACTAAAGAGGTTGGCAGAAGTCGAGGGAGTATCAGAACATGTTGAATTTGTTACATCTTGCACAACAGCAGAAAGAAATAAATTACTCTCAGAATGCATCGCTGTTTTGTACACGCCAAAG GACGAACATTTTGGTATTGTGCCTCTGGAAGCAATGGCAGCAAGCAAACCTGTAATTGCATGCAACAGCGGGGGGCCATTGGAGACCATCAAACATGATGTCACAGGGTTTCTTTGCGAACCCACCCCTTTTGAATTTGCACAGGCCATGTCGAAGCTTCTGACTGACCCTGAGATGGCTGTAAGGATGGGCAAAGAGGCAAGAGATCATGTTACCCAGCAGTTCTCTACCAAGGCATTTGGGGAACAGTTGAACCACTCGGTTCTTGATGTCTACCACCACAGGATCGAGTAA
- the LOC135672966 gene encoding probable xyloglucan endotransglucosylase/hydrolase protein 30 yields MATSTTFFIFFLLLLTRMAAVAAFDVPTTPFSEGFSHLFGNDNLIRSKDDQSVRLSLNRYSGSGFISSELYEHGFFSASIKLPRDYTAGVVVAFYTSNGDIFPNTHDELDFEFLGNVRGKDWRIQTNVYGNGSTARGREERYLVPFDPTEAAHRYSILWTPDFIIFYIDDVAIREVVRSDSMGGDFPSKPMSVYATIWDGSSWATSYGKIKINYKYAPYVSEFSDLVLRGCRVDPIQQVDTAERCAETVEELMSADFALLTPMKRAAMRRFRERYMIYSFCYDQHRYGNFTFPDCDYVSPEHTRFGEWGDNRFPPKEVRRSRRRVRKPSPIDVQSSE; encoded by the exons ATGGCTACGTCGACcaccttcttcatcttcttcctcctcctgctcaCCCGGATGGCGGCCGTGGCGGCCTTCGACGTGCCGACGACACCCTTTAGCGAGGGCTTCTCCCACCTCTTCGGCAACGACAACCTCATCCGCTCCAAGGACGACCAGTCCGTCCGTCTCTCCCTCAACCGCTACTCCG GTTCGGGCTTCATCTCTTCCGAACTCTACGAACATGGATTCTTCAGCGCGTCCATAAAGCTGCCCAGGGATTACACCGCCGGCGTCGTCGTCGCCTTCTAC ACATCCAACGGCGACATATTCCCCAACACGCATGACGAGCTGGACTTCGAGTTCCTCGGCAACGTGAGAGGGAAGGACTGGAGGATTCAGACCAACGTCTACGGCAACGGCAGCACCGCCCGCGGCCGGGAGGAGCGCTATCTCGTCCCCTTCGACCCCACCGAGGCCGCCCACCGCTACTCCATCTTGTGGACGCCTGACTTCATCAT ATTCTACATCGACGACGTGGCCATCAGAGAAGTCGTGCGGAGCGACTCCATGGGGGGCGACTTCCCGTCGAAGCCCATGTCGGTCTACGCCACCATCTGGGACGGCTCCTCCTGGGCCACCTCCTACGGCAAGATCAAGATCAACTACAAGTACGCGCCGTACGTGTCGGAGTTCTCCGACCTCGTCCTCCGCGGCTGCCGCGTCGACCCGATCCAGCAGGTGGACACCGCCGAGCGGTGCGCGGAGACCGTGGAGGAGCTCATGTCCGCCGACTTTGCCCTGCTGACCCCGATGAAGCGCGCCGCCATGCGCCGGTTCCGCGAGAGGTACATGATCTACTCCTTCTGCTACGACCAGCACCGGTACGGCAACTTCACATTCCCGGACTGCGACTACGTCTCGCCGGAGCACACCAGGTTCGGGGAGTGGGGTGACAACAGGTTTCCTCCCAAGGAGGTCCGGCGATCAAGGCGACGGGTCCGGAAGCCAAGCCCCATCGACGTTCAATCATCGGAGTAG
- the LOC135674900 gene encoding myb-related protein Zm1-like: MGRGRAPCCAKVGLNRGSWTQEEDLRLIAYIQRHGHGNWRALPKLAGLLRCGKSCRLRWINYLRPDIKRGNFTKEEEDTIINLHKLLGNKWSKIASCLPGRTDNEIKNVWNTHLKKRLASEERRSMSVDKPDDSQSSSSSSTYLSCYAHVEKDDPSLDLADLSIEMFELPMDIWGSPQQEDGTGDESSKVSPCSSSSDAMKDFLVTPDAVIQLESLSPWQEEAAAMAELTQRNSVEAAEGEDKSLEWLEYLEKELGLCGASEEMNQGSFVRDAAEQTEMEEDPVSSYFQKELTSTYPLDLRLS; this comes from the exons atgggTCGAGGACGAGCGCCCTGCTGCGCGAAGGTCGGCCTGAACAGGGGTTCATGGACGCAGGAAGAGGACCTGAGACTGATTGCCTACATCCAGAGGCACGGGCACGGGAATTGGCGTGCTCTTCCTAAACTTGCAG GCCTGCTGCGATGCGGGAAGAGCTGCCGCTTGAGGTGGATCAACTACCTTCGCCCCGACATCAAGCGCGGTAACTTcacaaaggaagaagaagataccaTAATTAATCTACACAAGTTGCTGGGAAACAA GTGGTCGAAGATTGCGTCCTGCCTGCCGGGAAGAacagacaacgagatcaagaacgtgTGGAACACGCACTTGAAGAAGAGGTTGGCATCCGAAGAGCGGAGATCGATGTCGGTCGACAAACCAGACGACTCTCAGAGCTCATCTTCCTCGAGCACGTACCTCTCGTGCTATGCTCATGTGGAGAAAGATGATCCAAGTTTAGACTTAGCTGATCTGTCAATCGAAATGTTTGAGCTCCCAATGGATATATGGGGGTCGCCACAGCAGGAGGATGGCACAGGAGACGAGAGCTCCAAAGTTTCTCCTTGCTCTTCTTCATCAGATGCCATGAAAGATTTCTTAGTGACACCTGACGCGGTGATCCAGCTGGAATCTCTGAGTCCATggcaggaggaggcggcggccatGGCGGAGCTGACTCAGAGGAATTCAGTAGAGGCGGCGGAAGGAGAAGACAAGAGCTTGGAATGGCTGGAATACTTGGAGAAGGAGCTCGGCTTATGTGGAGCAAGCGAGGAGATGAATCAAGGGAGCTTCGTGAGGGATGCAGCCGAGCAAACGGAGATGGAGGAAGATCCAGTGTCGAGTTATTTCCAGAAGGAGCTGACTTCCACATACCCTCTTGACTTGAGATTATCTTAG